One genomic segment of Ricinus communis isolate WT05 ecotype wild-type chromosome 5, ASM1957865v1, whole genome shotgun sequence includes these proteins:
- the LOC8258418 gene encoding receptor-like protein kinase HSL1 gives MLLFILFPFLSLLLFPSPALSLNQEGLFLHQIKLSFSDPDSSLSSWSDRDSSPCSWFGITCDPTANSVTSIDLSNANIAGPFPSLICRLQNLTFLSFNNNSIDSILPLDISACQNLQHLDLAQNYLTGSLPYTLADLPNLKYLDLTGNNFSGDIPDSFGRFQKLEVISLVYNLFDGIIPPFLGNITTLKMLNLSYNPFSPSRIPPELGNLTNLEILWLTDCNLVGEIPDSLGQLKKLQDLDLAVNNLVGEIPSSLTELTIVVQIELYNNSLTGHLPSGLGNLSALRLLDASMNELTGPIPDELCQLQLESLNLYENHFEGRLPASIGDSKKLYELRLFQNRFSGELPQNLGKNSPLRWLDVSSNKFTGEIPESLCSKGELEELLVIHNSFSGQIPESLSLCKSLTRVRLGYNRLSGEVPSGFWGLPHVYLVELVNNSFTGQIGKTIAGAANLSQLIIDNNRFNGSLPEEIGWLENLGSFSGSGNEFTGSLPGSIVNLKQLGNLDLHGNLLSGELPSGIDSWKKINELNLANNEFSGKIPDEIGRLPVLNYLDLSSNRFSGKIPFSLQNLKLNQLNLSNNRLSGDIPPFFAKEMYKSSFLGNPGLCGDIDGLCDGRSEGKGEGYAWLLKSIFILAALVLVIGVVWFYFKYRNYKNARAIDKSRWTLMSFHKLGFSEFEILASLDEDNVIGSGASGKVYKVVLSNGEAVAVKKLWGGSKKGSDESDVEKGQVQDDGFGAEVDTLGKIRHKNIVKLWCCCSTRDCKLLVYEYMPNGSLGDLLHGSKGGLLDWPTRYKILLDAAEGLSYLHHDCVPPIVHRDVKSNNILLDGDYGARVADFGVAKVVDSTGKPKSMSVIAGSCGYIAPEYAYTLRVNEKSDIYSFGVVILELVTRRLPVDPEFGEKDLVKWVCTTLDQKGVDHVIDSKLDSCFKAEICKVLNIGILCTSPLPINRPSMRRVVKMLQEIRPENMPKAAKKDGKLTPYYYEDASDQGSVA, from the exons ATGCTTCTCTTCATCCTCTTCCCTTTCCTTTCCCTTCTGTTGTTTCCATCCCCCGCTCTCTCCCTCAACCAAGAAGGCCTCTTCCTTCACCAAATCAAACTCTCATTTTCCGACCCAGACTCTTCTCTTTCCTCCTGGTCCGACCGTGACTCCTCCCCGTGTTCCTGGTTTGGCATAACATGCGACCCAACAGCTAACTCAGTCACTTCCATTGACCTTTCCAACGCTAACATAGCCGGTCCATTCCCTTCCCTCATTTGCCGTCTCCAAAACCTTACTTTCCTTTCCTTCAACAACAACTCCATCGACAGCATTCTCCCTCTTGACATTTCCGCCTGCCAAAATCTCCAGCATCTTGATCTTGCTCAAAACTATCTCACTGGTTCACTCCCTTACACCTTAGCTGACCTCCCTAACCTTAAATATCTCGACCTCACCGGTAACAATTTCTCCGGAGATATTCCCGATTCTTTTGGTCGTTTTCAGAAGCTCGAGGTTATTTCTTTAGTTTATAATCTCTTTGACGGTATAATCCCTCCTTTTTTAGGCAACATTACTACTCTTAAGATGCTTAATTTATCTTACAATCCTTTTTCACCGAGTCGGATCCCGCCGGAGCTTGGAAACTTAACCAACTTAGAGATTCTATGGCTTACTGATTGTAACCTAGTTGGTGAAATACCTGACTCACTCGGTCAACTCAAGAAGCTTCAAGATTTAGACCTTGCTGTCAACAATTTAGTTGGTGAAATCCCGAGTTCACTCACTGAGTTAACCATCGTTGTCCAAATTGAGCTCTATAACAACTCGCTCACCGGCCACTTGCCTTCTGGGTTAGGCAATTTATCCGCATTGAGACTTTTAGACGCTTCTATGAACGAGTTAACCGGTCCAATCCCAGACGAGTTATGTCAGTTGCAGTTAGAAAGTCTCAATCTTTATGAAAATCATTTTGAGGGGAGGTTGCCTGCAAGCATTGGTGACTCGAAGAAATTATACGAACTCAGGCTGTTTCAAAACCGATTCAGCGGCGAATTGCCTCAGAATCTCGGCAAGAACTCTCCTTTAAGATGGCTTGACGTGTCAAGCAACAAATTTACAGGTGAAATCCCTGAGAGTTTGTGTTCAAAGGGTGAGTTAGAGGAGCTGTTAGTGATACATAACTCATTTTCTGGTCAAATACCTGAAAGTTTAAGTCTATGCAAGAGTTTGACCCGGGTCCGATTGGGTTATAATCGGTTATCAGGTGAAGTGCCATCTGGGTTTTGGGGTTTGCCTCATGTTTATCTTGTTGAGCTTGTCAATAATTCATTTACTGGTCAAATTGGCAAAACTATTGCTGGTGCTGCTAATTTATCACAGttgattattgataataatcGTTTTAATGGAAGTTTACCTGAAGAGATTGGTTGGTTAGAGAATCTTGGGTCTTTTTCTGGCAGTGGAAATGAGTTTACTGGATCTTTGCCTGGGAGTATAGTGAACTTAAAGCAGCTTGGAAATCTTGATCTTCATGGTAATTTGCTTTCTGGTGAGTTGCCAAGTGGAATTGATTcttggaagaaaataaatgagcTAAATTTGGCTAATAATGAGTTTTCAGGCAAGATTCCTGATGAAATTGGAAGATTGCCTGTGCTTAATTATCTTGATTTGTCTAGCAACAGGTTTTCTGGGAAAATCCCCTTTAGCTTGCAGAACTTGAAGCTGAATCAGCTTAATTTGTCGAATAATCGCCTGTCTGGGGATATTCCACCTTTTTTTGCTAAAGAAATGTACAAAAGTAGCTTTCTTGGGAATCCTGGTTTATGTGGAGATATTGATGGTTTGTGTGATGGAAGAAGTGAAGGTAAAGGTGAAGGTTATGCTTGGTTGTTGAAGTCAATTTTTATTCTTGCTGCTTTAGTTCTTGTTATTGGTGTTGTTTGGTTCTATTTCAAGTACAGGAATTACAAGAATGCAAGAGCTATTGACAAATCTAGATGGACTTTGATGTCGTTTCACAAATTGGGTTTTAGTGAATTTGAGATCTTGGCTTCTCTTGATGAGGATAATGTAATTGGTAGCGGAGCATCTGGGAAAGTATACAAGGTTGTTCTTAGCAATGGTGAGGCAGTTGCAGTGAAGAAGCTATGGGGAGGAAGCAAAAAGGGAAGTGATGAAAGTGATGTTGAGAAAGGTCAGGTTCAGGATGATGGGTTTGGGGCTGAGGTTGATACTTTGGGTAAGATTAGGCACAAGAATATAGTTAAGTTATGGTGTTGCTGCTCTACTAGAGACTGTAAACTTTTGGTATACGAGTACATGCCTAATGGAAGCTTGGGTGATCTGTTGCATGGTAGCAAAGGTGGGTTGTTAGATTGGCCAACGAGGTACAAGATCCTTTTAGATGCGGCTGAGGGGCTTTCCTATTTGCATCATGATTGTGTTCCTCCGATTGTGCATAGAGATGTCAAGTCCAACAATATTTTGTTGGATGGAGATTATGGTGCACGGGTTGCTGATTTTGGTGTAGCCAAGGTGGTTGATTCAACTGGAAAGCCAAAATCTATGTCTGTGATTGCAGGGTCTTGTGGCTATATTGCTCCAG AGTATGCCTACACACTTAGAGTGAATGAGAAGAGTGATATCTACAGCTTTGGTGTGGTTATTCTTGAGTTGGTCACAAGGAGACTTCCAGTAGATCCAGAATTCGGCGAGAAAGACTTGGTCAAGTGGGTGTGCACCACTCTAGACCAGAAAGGAGTGGATCATGTTATTGATTCCAAATTAGATTCTTGTTTCAAGGCAGAGATATGCAAGGTTCTCAACATTGGCATTCTCTGTACCAGTCCACTACCCATCAACCGCCCCTCCATGAGAAGAGTGGTAAAAATGCTGCAAGAGATTCGGCCAGAAAACATGCCAAAGGCTGCTAAAAAGGATGGGAAATTAACCCCGTATTACTATGAAGATGCCTCAGATCAAGGAAGTGTAGCTTGA